The genomic segment GCTCCACTGGATCGCGACGGTGATCGCGAGGACCAGTGTCGGGATCTCGCCGATCGACCAGGCGATCCCGCCGCCGTTGTACTGGTCCTCCAGCGGCGTCGCGCCCCATGTGCGGCCCATCGATCCGAACCACTCGGCGACCATGAGGCCCTCCTGCATCATGATCGCGATGCCGAAGAAGGCGTGCATCGCCATGATGCCGATCAGCAGCAGGAGGCGACCGGGGTAGGGGAGGCGGTAGGGCACCGGGTCGATGCCGATCAGCGTCAGCACGAAGAGGTAACCGGTGATGAGGAAGTGCGCGACCATCCACTCGTGCCCGAGGTGGTCGTAGAGCGACCAGCGGAACAGGTCGGTGTAGTAGAACACCCACAGCGAGCCGATGAAGAGCCCGGCCGCCACGAACGGGTTCGTGAGCACCCGGGCGACCGGCGAGTGCACAGCCCACAAAATCCATTCGCGCCCGCCGCGCGTGCCGTCGTCGCGCTTGCGGATCGCCCGTGCGGCCAGGGTGACCGGCGCCCCCGCGACCAGCAGCAGCGGGATCGCCATGGTCAGCAGCATGTGGCCGATCATGTGCATGCTGAACAGGTAGTCCTGGTACACGTTGATCACCCCGCCGGTGACCCATACGAGCAGCGCCATGCCGGCGACCCACATGAGGGTGCGGTAGACGGGCCACGCGTCGCCTCGGCGGCGCAGCCGCCGGACACCGGCGAGGTAGAAGAAGACGGCGAACGCCGCGACGACCGCCCACAGCAGGTCGACGTTCCACGCGGTGAACCAGCGCTCGAGGGTGAGCTCCGGCGGCAGCGGCGCTCCGGTCAGGCGCTCGGCCGGCGTCGGCGTGGCGGGGATCAGCGGCTCGGCGGGCGGCGGCGTTCGCGCGAGAGCCGCCGCCGCGCCGAAGGCTACGCCCATGAGCACGAGCTCGAAGGCGACGAGGCTCCAGAAGGCGCGGGATGCGGCCTCGGTCGTCAGCTTCCCGATCAGACGCGTCCGGTACCACGCCCCGAGCAGCCCCAGCGCGAGGAGCGCCACGATCTTGGTCGCCAGGATGAGGCCGTACGGCGACAGGAGCGCCGACCAGTCCTGCAGCCCGATCGCCGCACGCACCGTGCCCGTGAACGCGACGACCGCGAAGGCCGCGAGCGCGATGCTCGAATACCGGGCGACGGTGGCGGCCGTGGCTTCACGCGACTGCAGCGGACGCACCACGACCAGGAGCAGGAGACCGCCCAGCCATACCGCGGCGGCGATGATATGGAGGATCAGCGCGGTCATCGCCTCGTGGTGGAACGCCTCTTCGCCGGAGTGGCCCTGTGTGCCCATGGGCACCAGGGATGCCGCGGCGAGAAGTGCCACGAAGAGGGTCGCCGTCCACGAGCGGACCGCGAACGTGAGCACCGTGAGCGCGGCGCCGGCGATCGTGGTGATGAGCCACGTGCGGCCGAGCTCGGTCTCGACGAGGAAGCGCCCGAGCAGCGCGCCGAACTCCGGTCCCGCGCTGATGGCCGGGTTGAACGCGTCGACGAACGTGAGGAAGCCGGTCGCCGCCGCCGCGAGCGTGAACACCGCCGCCGAGATCGAGGCGGTGTCCAGTGCCGTGTCGAACTCGCGGTCGCCCGCGCGGAGGGTGAACAGGGCGGTCACGAGCACGCCCACCATGCCGGCCGCGGCGAGGTTGACCAGCAGCTTCGCCGTCGGAAGGCTCCACCGAACGACCGGCCCCGGATCGGCGATCGCGAGCGGGGCCGCGCCGCCGCCGACGATGAGCGCCCACACCATCGTCGCCAGCGCGGCCAGGACGAGGATCGCGGGCCCGGCGGCCCGCAGGGCGCGGGAGTTCACCGTTCCAGCCTACGTTGCGCCGGCCGGCGCCCCGCCGCCGCGGAGGGGCGCTCGGGCCGGCCAGCGGCTGCAGACGCAGAGAGGGGATGCCGCGGGTCGCGGCATCCCCTCTCCGGACGTCTGCGTCCGATTACTTGACGGCGGCCTTCAGCTTCGAGCCGGCGGTGACCTTAACGCGCTTGCCCGCGGGGATCTTGATCTCCTCGCCGGTCTGCGGGTTGCGGCCGGTGCGGGCCGAGGTGGCGACCTGCTCGAAGGCGAGCCAGCCCGGGATCGAGACCTTGCTGCCGTTTGCGACCGCCTCGGAGACGGTGGAGAAGAGGGAGTCGAGCACGCCCGAGACGGCGGACTGGCTCTGGCCGGTCGCGCTCGCGATGCTTGCGACGAGCTCGGTCTTGGTGATGGTCTTGTCGGCCATTGGTTGTGTCCTCCAAAGACGACGAGTGCCGTCTTGTCATTGCTCGGACCGGAGGGCGCAGCCCCCGGCTGGTCCTATCGACCGGGTCCGAATGTACCCGACAGGGCCGACAGATCCGCGTATTTCCGCGGTTTTCGGAGGTTTCCGGTGGTGTGTCGCGTGAAACCTGGGGTGGATGTGGCCCCTGAGGCCGCTTTTCGCTGAGCGCGATCAGTCGTGAAGCCGCCGCAGTGCGGTCACCACGTCGTCGTGCCAGCGGCGGGCGGCCGGGAGCACGCCGGTGAAGATG from the Microbacterium atlanticum genome contains:
- a CDS encoding cytochrome c oxidase assembly protein; this translates as MNSRALRAAGPAILVLAALATMVWALIVGGGAAPLAIADPGPVVRWSLPTAKLLVNLAAAGMVGVLVTALFTLRAGDREFDTALDTASISAAVFTLAAAATGFLTFVDAFNPAISAGPEFGALLGRFLVETELGRTWLITTIAGAALTVLTFAVRSWTATLFVALLAAASLVPMGTQGHSGEEAFHHEAMTALILHIIAAAVWLGGLLLLVVVRPLQSREATAATVARYSSIALAAFAVVAFTGTVRAAIGLQDWSALLSPYGLILATKIVALLALGLLGAWYRTRLIGKLTTEAASRAFWSLVAFELVLMGVAFGAAAALARTPPPAEPLIPATPTPAERLTGAPLPPELTLERWFTAWNVDLLWAVVAAFAVFFYLAGVRRLRRRGDAWPVYRTLMWVAGMALLVWVTGGVINVYQDYLFSMHMIGHMLLTMAIPLLLVAGAPVTLAARAIRKRDDGTRGGREWILWAVHSPVARVLTNPFVAAGLFIGSLWVFYYTDLFRWSLYDHLGHEWMVAHFLITGYLFVLTLIGIDPVPYRLPYPGRLLLLIGIMAMHAFFGIAIMMQEGLMVAEWFGSMGRTWGATPLEDQYNGGGIAWSIGEIPTLVLAITVAIQWSRSDDRETKRRDRHADRTGDAELEEYNARLAALAERDAKAASGR
- a CDS encoding HU family DNA-binding protein — protein: MADKTITKTELVASIASATGQSQSAVSGVLDSLFSTVSEAVANGSKVSIPGWLAFEQVATSARTGRNPQTGEEIKIPAGKRVKVTAGSKLKAAVK